The genome window ctctctcttctcttttattgtcatttttccaAGTCatgtctcctttttttattttctcttctctctctctctctgtctgtctctctctctctctctctctctctctctctctctctctctctctctctctctctctctctctctctctctctctctctctctctctctcgctctctcgctctctctctctctctctctccctccctccctccctccctccctccctccctccctccctccctccctccctccctccctccctccctcctttcttcctccctcctttctgcctccctcctttctccctccctcctcgcctccctctttccctaatcCTCAAGGAAAGAAACCCAAACATTGCCCCGCCCAGGGAGACAGGgagtggcgaggggggggggggggggggaggtgaattaTCGATGCAAATGACATGGGCGGTTAACGATGGAGACCCGGTGTGCTTGCGACCAGTGCTTTATTGCGACCGGTGTTTATCTGTGACCAGCGTTTGATTGTAGGTTGGTGTTTGCGTGGGACCGGTGCTTGCTTGTCGCTGGTGTTTGCTTGCGATATTGCTTGATTGTGGCCTGTGCTGGCTCGCGACCGGTGTTTGATTGTGACTTGTGTTTAAATGAGACCGGTGCTTGCTTGTCGCCGGTGTTTGCTTACGACAGTGCTTGCTTGCGACCTGAGTAGGATTAACGTTTGTGATTTCGattggttttctttctctctttgtctctctttttttatcgtcgacattattattattgttattgttattatcgtgacGCTGCGGTTGTGCGATGGGGGGGTCGTTGGTGTTGGCGTATTAAAGCGTATTAAAGCGCATTAGGGCACatcatttccatttatttattcacgtgtttttatgtatgtattctttttaATCGTGGCTGCTTTTGCATATTGATTTCTTGCTGCGGTGGTGTAATTGTTAGCGTTGTATGTATTGTTGTAAATGTTactggtaatgttttttttttttttttttttttttttaatgaacaagGCGGGAGCGTATAGAGAAGTGAATTAATTGAATAAACATTGCCAGTGcggcgaaaatgatgatgaaaatgttaaaaatggCGATCATTCGAGtgtcacccaaaaaaaaaaaaaaaaaaaaaatggaggaggagaagaagaatgataaatatagtaatatataagtatatagtgaTAAAATACACTGCCAATAATACTAACCTATCCTGCTTCTCCCCCGCAGAGCCTTTACATGGGCGCACCTCCACGCCAGCATGGGACGTCGCTGAGCGCGGGACCTGATCGCCGAGACACCATAATTGAGGCGGGACCGAGAGCGGGGCGGGTGGGCGTGGGTTCGGGCGTAGTAGTCAAAGGGCGTGGCGAGAGTGCCTTCCGCCCGTCGTGATGAGTCCCCTCCGGCGGGTGAAGCTGACGGAGCTGAACGCCCACCTGGTGTGCGTTCTGTGCTCCGGCTACTTCGTCGACGCCACTACCATCATCGAGTGCCTCCACACCTTCTGCAAGACGTGCATCGTGCGCTACCTGcacacctcctccttctgccccatCTGCGATGTGCAGGTCAGGACGCGGATTTTTAAAaaaactgttactgttattattcttatttgatatgatatttactgttattatttcatgGATATGTAGTTTTatcgtattatatatttttttgtgtatgtgtatgtatctatgtatgtcttcTGTAGTGTGTGCACCgtatacccacacacagaaacgtacacacatccacacatacgtacttacacaACAACATCCCAGTTTCCCCCATGGCATCtaatatctctcccttcctcctccctctcctctcccgcctcctgcAGGTACACAAGACAAAGCCCCTGCTGTCCCTCCGCGAGGACCGGACGCTGCAGGACGTGGTATTCAAGCTGGTGCCCGGGCTGTTCCACTCGGAGACAGGTCGGAGGCACCACTTCTACAAGGAGCATCCTGAGGCCGGTGAGTGACGGCGTAGGTCGGTGGGAGGTTGGGGTCGTCGGTGGGTTGGTGGGgtctgtgggtatgtgggtgggtgggtctgtgagtgggtgggtaggtgggtctgtgggtgggtgggtgggtgggtctgtgagtgggtgggtaggtgggtctGTGGGAGCTTTAAGACGtcgagtgggtgggtgtgggggaggcaTGGAAGTTTAGGGTGTCAGTGGGAGGTTCAAGTCGTCGGTGGGCGGGtcggtgggaggcagggaggcttAGCACGtcgagtgtgggtgggtgggtgagtcggTGGGTGGTTTCGAGTTTAGGGCGTCGAGTGGGCGGGTGGGCAGCGGGAGAGAGGTTTAGGGCGtcgagtgggtgggtgggcggtgggAGAGAGGTTTAGGGCGTCAGTGGGCAGGTGGGTGGGTCAGTGCAATTCGCTGGGGCTACGTATTTGTCCTGGGAGATggattgtttcttttatttaagtAATGGCACCAATGGTTAATAGTAGTTGAAGTTCTAGTTCTACAAAtcgtaataatagaagtagtggtattagtagtagtaatagcattagaaatggaattaatagtaattgcaataatagaaAAGGCGTTAGAACGAGCCGAAGTAGTATCCGTAGAGGCAGTTTTCGCCCCGATTCCTAACCCACGGCCCCGTGTCCCTCGGCCCCGCAGGCGGCGACCGGACGGAGCAGAGCCTTCGAGAGCGACGCCACTTCTTCCACGTGGACGACCAGATCTCGCTGTCGCTGGAGTACCTCCCTTCGCCGCCCCCGTCGTCCTCCGCCACCCACGCCCAGGTGCAGGCCCACGTGCAGGCGCTCAAGCCCCCCCTCAAACTCAGCAATGGGCAGCACCTCAAGCCCGTCGCCAAGCAGGAAGCAGGAGGGGTAccagcaggaggtggaggaggaggaggtggaggaggagggagcgtggagcagcaggaggaggagaagagccaGGCCATGGCGGTGGTGGAGGACAAGGAGTTGGTGAAGGAAGAGTTggtcaagaaggaggaggaagaaatggacgATAAAGAAGGTGTTAATGGGAAGGTAAGGAGAAGTCCTGTTTTGGGTGTATTGATATTGCGATTgcatttaatatgtgtgtgtgtgcgcgcgcgtgtgtgtgtgtgtgtgtgtgtgtgtgtgtgtgtgtgtgtgtgtgtgtgtgtgtgtgtgtgtgtgtgtgtgtatgtgtgtgattgtgtgtgtgattgtgtgcttgTGCCTGCCCacgccctccatctctctctatctctgcccccccccccctctctatctctctatctctctttctccctcttgctctctccctttccctctccctctccttccccctccctttccctccacctctccctccccctccctttccctttccctctccctctccctccctctccccctcaccctccctctccctctccctccctccccctccccctccctttccctctgcctcttgtAATAAGACATCCGCGGCCACAGTATTCGCTACAAATTTGGCGAGGTTCTTAAGGCTCCCGCGGCGTGGTGAGGTTGAGGCggagggagcggggaaggggggggggggagacgatcaAGGATTCAGCTCACAGATTGCGTGGCTTTATTGCACGCAATAAAACCAAGGGAAACTCTCGGCGCTGGTTTGAGGCGACAGGCAACTTAGCGATTTGtttatgataatgtgtgtgtgtgtgtgtgtctgtgtttgtgtgtatggggtagggttggggtctctccctccctccctccctccttacctccctcttcctttccctctccctcccccctccatcccttcctccctctctctttctctctttctcttcctcttcctccattcttcccacGCGTTAATGATCTTTGCGCATTGTGCTTCGCCGCTGTTTTGTGTTCGAGagcctgttctcctcctcctcttctctgtcttgctccctctttcgctcttttgtctgtctctctctacccttgTTTTCTGAAGTTCCGTGTGGAAGGAGAAAAGCAGATAATTAGACACTTGTAAAAATCCtaaatcccccccctcctttccccctccccccaccttcccccctcccccccacaattgACACCTCGCAGGATAGACTTTGGTTTTGCGTGCTAATGAAGGGtacagtttgattttttttattatttttttccgcgtcttatcatccttttctccctcctccttttttccttctttctctactatatgctcctcatccttctcctttcctctttcccttctccctcctcctctcttccattttcaccCTCCGCTCGTTtcttcccactcctttccctttcctttctcctttctttattcccttcctcccctctggtttttgttttttcttcctttctcattctctgctgcttccccctcccctacacttcctccctccatccctcccccccacttctttgcatcccctcctgctcttcctcctcccccttccctctcccccccccttccctctctctcccttccctctctcctccttccctctctctcccttccctctctctcccttccctctctcccctttccctctctctcccttccctctctcccccttccctctccccctcttccctctccccctcttccctctctctcccttccctctcccccccttccctctcccccccttccctctctctcccttccctctctctcccttccctctctcccccttccctttctcccccttccctttctcccccttccctttctcccccttccctctctcccccttccctctctcctccttccctctctcccccttccctctctcccccttccctctctcctccttccctctctcctccttccctctctcccctttccctctctcccccttccctctctcccccttccctctctcccccttccctctctcctcctttcctcctccttagaCATAAATCAGCGAGCGTCATGAACGTCCTCCTGAACCCCTCTTCGTGTGGGCATCGTCCGCCACGCTCTCCCTCACCCgtgtcccctctcttcccctcgcagACGGTGCACAAGCGGTACCTGCGGTGCCCGGCAGCGGTGCAGGTGTCGCACTTGGAGAAGTTCATCCGCCTCAAGTACAGCCTTCTGCCCGCCACGCACAGGGTGAGTGTCCGAGAAGATCTTGGCTCTGGTTCTTTTTCCTGTTCAAAAGTTGGGTTTGTGTTTATTTCCGCCattcgtttgtgtatgtgttgactGATCGTTCTGCTTTTGGGTTTGTGTAGGTCGACATCATGTACGGCGAGGACTGCCTGATGGGCGAGCTGACGCTGCTCGACGTGGTGTACATGTACAAGTGGACGGAGGACGCGCCGCTGCGGCTCCTTTACACGGTCACGGCCATCCCGCAGTCCCGCAAGCGGCCCAGGATCAATGGCACGCGGGCCATCACCGCCGCCGACTCGGAAGCGCCGCTGCCGAAGCTTCCCCGGATGCAGGCGCCGCAGGAGGTGAGCCAGACGCCCCCCGCCGGCTCGTCCGTCGTGCAGGTCCCCGCGAAGCCGCCCTGCGTCCAGGAGCAGGGCGGGGACGAGCCCATGGAGACCGAGGCGGACGCGAAGGAGGCGCCGAAGACGGAGCCAGAGCAGAAGGCGGTCGCGCCGCCGAGCTGCGTGCCCGCGAGCACGAGCGCCGCGACGCAACCGCAGCAGGCGACGACCGCCCCCACGTCCTCCGCCGCCAAGCCACAGGGCGCCCAGGTGGTCGGCGCCAGCCTCACGCCGGCCCCCGTGGCGTCGCGGGGCCGCCcggccgtcaccaccaccaccccggcCACCACCACGCCCCGGGTGGCCCTGCCGCACCCCCCGAAGGCCCTGCACGCCGCGCCCAGTGCCTCGCCCGGTGCCGCCCccgcgcccgccgccgccgcgcccgccACCACGCCCGCCGCCTCCCCCGGCGCCGTGGCCCCCGGGCGAGCGCAGGCCGCCCGCCCCCTCGTCAACGGCATCGCCGACGGCGCCACCAAGCCGCAGCCGGCGGTGGCCCAGCCCAATAAGGTGCCGCAGCCCATCATCCCGACGCGGCCGCGGCTCGGGCGGCCGCCCAATGCCTCCCGCATCGCGGCGGTCAACATGAAGCCGCCTGGCCCGAGGCTGGGCGACGCGCGGCCCCCCCGCCACCCCGCGCCTGGCACCAAGATTATGCCGCAGCCGCAGGCGGGCGCCGGCAGGGGCAGCCCCACCGTGTCCGCCAGCCTCAGCGTCCAGAACCGCCTGATCAGCATCAGCGGCCCGCCCGTCCGGCCCAACTCCGCCAAGGTGTCCGTCAAGCGCCCCGGCGACGGCAGGGCGAGCGAGGCCGGCGTGACCCCGCAGGAGGGCCCGGCGGCCGCCCCCGCCGCGCCCGCCACCTCCGCCGCCACTGCCACCACCACGACGGCACAGAGCTTCCCTCCGGCGGCTACGCAGAGACTACCCGGCAGCGGCATGGCGCCCCAGCGGCCTCAAGGTGCTCCCGGCGGCCCTCGCCCCGGGGGCCCCCACGCCGCCGCTGCCGCGCAGCGCCCAGGGGCGCCCGGCGCTCCGCGTCCCGCGCTGGCCGGCGCGCCGCGGCCGCCGACGACCTCCTCCGCCCCGCGCACAGCCGGCCCTGTGACGCAGCGGCCTTCGGGTCCGGCCCCCCTTCGCCCGGGCACGCCTGCCGCACAGCGCCCTCCCGGTGCCGCTGGGGCCCCGCGTCCCGGCACCCCCGGAGCCCAGCGGCCCTCGGCCATGCCGCCTTCCGCCGCGAACGCAGCCGCGCCGACGCGCCCCGGTGCCCCCGCCGCGCAGCGACCCCCAGCCAGCGGCCCGCGGCCCGCAGGCGCGTCGCCCGCACAGCGCCCTCAAGAGCACATGGCCTCACCCGGGGTACAGCGGCCGCAGGGCGTTTCCCCGGGCATGGCTACCATGCAGCGTCCTGCCTCCGCCGTGGTGCGCCCCTCCGGCACGCCCGTGTCCACCAAGACGCCCAATGGCACCGTCCAACCGCGCCCGCCGCAGACGCAGCGCTCGCACGTGGCGCAGGGCGCGACCAGACTCGCGGACGGCAGCGGCTCCCAGCGCCCGCCCGCCCCTGCGGCCTCCCCACGGCCCGCCACGCCCAAGACGCCCTCGCACGACGGCTCGGCGCCCTCCCCGCAGCCGCCCGCCACGCCCCCGGCCTCCCGCTCCACGCCCTCGCCCAGGACGCTGCCCGGCGCCGCAATGTCATTCGCCAGCCCCGTCAACGCGTCGCCCGCGACCTCCGCCTGCGCGCCTCAGCTACAGGCTAAGGCCGGCCCGCCCACCTCCGTCAGCAGCGGCAGCAAGCAGGGCATGGGCCGCCCCCCTGCCTCCAACGCCCAGGCCCGCACCCCGCAGCCTGCCGCCCACCCCAGTGCCAAAACCCCGCCCAACAAGACCCCGCAACAGTCCCCAGCGGGCGTGAAAGGCTCGCCCAAGTCACCTGGGCGGGGGCGCGGGGGCGGCGCGGGGTCGCCCATCCTGAGGATCGCCCAAAACTTGGCCAGccggcagcaacagcagcaacagcagcaacaacagcaacaacaacagcaacaccaacagcaacaacagcaacagcaacaactacaacaacaacaacaactacaccaacaacaactacaacaacagcaacaacaacagcaacaacaacaacaacaacaacagcaacaacaacaacaacaacaacaacaacaacaacaacaacaccaacaacaacaacaacaacaccagcagcagcagcaacagatgCAGCAGATGCAGCAGCGCAGCTCGacgcccaccacgcccaccagCACCATGCTCACCCCCGTCAGCTCCGTGGGCGTCCCGAGCAGTCAGGTCAGCAGCCAGCAGGCGTACGGCGCGGCCGCGGCGCCCGGCGGGAACATGTACCCCGGCAGCGTCGGCGGCGGGTTCATGTCTCCggcgctggcggcggcggcgtaCATGGCGTCGGCGTACGGCGACCCGTCGACGCTGAACGACGTGGCGGCCATGACCAACCTGATCACGCTGAGCCAGGCGGCCGCCCGCATCCGCGAGTTCAACCTGGCCAACATGGTGTCGGAGACGCTGCCGCGGCCGCTGGAGCCCACGCCCATCGACCTGTCGCCCACGTCGAAGGCCGCGCCGCAGACGCCGCTCACCAACGGCCGCGCCCACAAGACCACCGCCCACTCCGGCTCAGGCACCAAGAGCACGTCGCTCGTCACCAAGTCGCCCTCGTCCAAGACCAGCCGCGTCAGCGCCGTCGCCAGCCCCGCTGCGCCCACGATCTCGTCGCCCACGCCCGAGGTCACCATCACCAAGCTCCCCAGCACGTCCGGCGGCGCCACCAGCAGCAGCTCGTCCACGCTCGCGTCCGCCGCGACAGGGAAGGGCGTCTCCGTGCCCGGCCTGGTCAAGCTGGGCGGCGGCAACACCAACACCGTGTCCATCACCAAGCGGCCGGCCTCCAGCAGCCGCATCGTGGCCAAGTCCCCCGCCAACGCCTCCGTCAGGCAGATCCCGAACCCGTCCTTCGTGCGCCACCAGTCCGAGGCtaggaacaacaacaacctcCCCAAGacggcctcctcctccgccgccgccgccgcctcctcggcTTCCTTCGTCAAGGCCGGAATCAACTCGTCCAAGGCGTACACGATGGGCAAGCAGGGCGGCCCAGGGGCGGGCAAGCAGGGCGGCCATGGGACCGGCAACTCGCCCCTGAAGGACATGGGTCCCCTGCCGGACACGTCGTCGTCCATCCTAAAGATGGAGCACCTGACGCGGTCGCTGCCCGCCTCCGCCGCCCCCTCGGCCAGGCTCTTCGACTCGAGATAGGGAAGGGCGGCGCGAGAGTCTTTCAGAAGGCGCGAGGAGGAATAGCGAACGATAACCGGTGgacgaagagaggggatgggaagggggcgaGCAAATTGCGCGTTTGTGGCCGGTGCCAGCCCCGCCTGTGCCCCTGGGCACAAAGTCGATTTATGCAACGATAGAAACACAGAGCGCGAGTTGTTGCCCTTATGAACGTTGTTACGCGAAAGTGCGCATGGCGGTGTGTTCCGGCAAGAGTGCGAAGTGAATGcaatgagaaagaaagatgaaaggtgAATTCTTATCCCGTCTTGGACTTTATCCACCCAAGACCTCAGATTCAGTGCCACATCCCAGTGCCTTCCTCATGCAGCGAGTGATGTCGAATGGACCTTCGTGCGGGACTAACACAATACGAATTACGACTACGTTTACTCTATAATCCAAACCTCTTTACGTGATCTACTAACGAAGTAGTGAGAGGACCTGTTTTCTTTGAATTCGTGCAAGAAAAGTGATGTGGATTTTTGGAAACGTTGGAGACGGAGTAAGGAGacggacgtgtgtgtgtttgtaggtaatTACCCACCATGGATTGGTATTTATTATCAGTTATGTTTCATTGtcttaaagaaaaggagagttgGTGATAATTATGCCACGCCATTCCAAAGGTTTCGAACACAGACAgacgtgtggtgtggtgtggcgacgaaggaacaggaaaaagatgatttctttttttttcgtgtatgttAAATGTGTGTGATAAAAGTAGACGAAAGGAACGGAACACAAAccttggaagaagagaaaaggatttttgaaggaagaaaaaaaaaagaaaaaaaaaaaaagaaaactcataCGGAAATTTAACCAATCGAGATTTAAAAGGCTGATGATATCTTCCAAAAAAAATTGTGAAACACTCCGACACATATCTGAAAAAAGCtgtgaaaaaaaagaactttaaagataactcatttttttttcgctCATGCATATCATAATCATCGGTTCAGGTTGGAGCCAAAAAGGAtagtcacgtttttttttttttttttttttattttttttgtgcttCTTGTGTTTCTAACCTTCAGTTAACAAATCATGGAGTGCGCTGTTGAAGTAGCACAGgaaaattaaatttatatttttttttcact of Penaeus chinensis breed Huanghai No. 1 chromosome 37, ASM1920278v2, whole genome shotgun sequence contains these proteins:
- the LOC125045480 gene encoding histone-lysine N-methyltransferase 2D-like, which codes for MSPLRRVKLTELNAHLVCVLCSGYFVDATTIIECLHTFCKTCIVRYLHTSSFCPICDVQVHKTKPLLSLREDRTLQDVVFKLVPGLFHSETGRRHHFYKEHPEAGGDRTEQSLRERRHFFHVDDQISLSLEYLPSPPPSSSATHAQVQAHVQALKPPLKLSNGQHLKPVAKQEAGGVPAGGGGGGGGGGGSVEQQEEEKSQAMAVVEDKELVKEELVKKEEEEMDDKEGVNGKTVHKRYLRCPAAVQVSHLEKFIRLKYSLLPATHRVDIMYGEDCLMGELTLLDVVYMYKWTEDAPLRLLYTVTAIPQSRKRPRINGTRAITAADSEAPLPKLPRMQAPQEVSQTPPAGSSVVQVPAKPPCVQEQGGDEPMETEADAKEAPKTEPEQKAVAPPSCVPASTSAATQPQQATTAPTSSAAKPQGAQVVGASLTPAPVASRGRPAVTTTTPATTTPRVALPHPPKALHAAPSASPGAAPAPAAAAPATTPAASPGAVAPGRAQAARPLVNGIADGATKPQPAVAQPNKVPQPIIPTRPRLGRPPNASRIAAVNMKPPGPRLGDARPPRHPAPGTKIMPQPQAGAGRGSPTVSASLSVQNRLISISGPPVRPNSAKVSVKRPGDGRASEAGVTPQEGPAAAPAAPATSAATATTTTAQSFPPAATQRLPGSGMAPQRPQGAPGGPRPGGPHAAAAAQRPGAPGAPRPALAGAPRPPTTSSAPRTAGPVTQRPSGPAPLRPGTPAAQRPPGAAGAPRPGTPGAQRPSAMPPSAANAAAPTRPGAPAAQRPPASGPRPAGASPAQRPQEHMASPGVQRPQGVSPGMATMQRPASAVVRPSGTPVSTKTPNGTVQPRPPQTQRSHVAQGATRLADGSGSQRPPAPAASPRPATPKTPSHDGSAPSPQPPATPPASRSTPSPRTLPGAAMSFASPVNASPATSACAPQLQAKAGPPTSVSSGSKQGMGRPPASNAQARTPQPAAHPSAKTPPNKTPQQSPAGVKGSPKSPGRGRGGGAGSPILRIAQNLASRQQQQQQQQQQQQQQQHQQQQQQQQQLQQQQQLHQQQLQQQQQQQQQQQQQQQQQQQQQQQQQQQQHQQQQQQHQQQQQQMQQMQQRSSTPTTPTSTMLTPVSSVGVPSSQVSSQQAYGAAAAPGGNMYPGSVGGGFMSPALAAAAYMASAYGDPSTLNDVAAMTNLITLSQAAARIREFNLANMVSETLPRPLEPTPIDLSPTSKAAPQTPLTNGRAHKTTAHSGSGTKSTSLVTKSPSSKTSRVSAVASPAAPTISSPTPEVTITKLPSTSGGATSSSSSTLASAATGKGVSVPGLVKLGGGNTNTVSITKRPASSSRIVAKSPANASVRQIPNPSFVRHQSEARNNNNLPKTASSSAAAAASSASFVKAGINSSKAYTMGKQGGPGAGKQGGHGTGNSPLKDMGPLPDTSSSILKMEHLTRSLPASAAPSARLFDSR